A portion of the Krasilnikovia cinnamomea genome contains these proteins:
- a CDS encoding transglycosylase domain-containing protein: MNSNGDSQSARARARVPGPSAATGPDGDPSYAAARPAPDAYRRGAAGQASVGAPRGSASVGAPAGRAAVGAASVGSARVGAAYGPGQGTGSYGGRAAVARAAVRPSAGPDGFGDLGGGGNGLPNRKDLTKLAKRRRRANVLTAAAAVVVILLGAGVVGGTWFFDGVDLPQPKSEDQATTIRDANNKVLAKLGSQNRTVVPDKSIPVMVQRAVAAAEDKNFYDHHGIDFLGIARAAWNNFTGGDKQGASTITQQYARHAAELKDISYNRKLREAVIARKLESKYDKQTIMGLYLNSVYFGEGRYGIEAAAQGYFGKSVLAAPNSPRALTVSEAAVLASIIKQPEPVKGGHKGFDPNINPDAAKDRWQYTLNNMLEMKWITPEERAAAVWPEKTLRPIDSGKSSGDAADKPVGMIIRHVKQELRDMGIDDDEQRRGGLDIKTTIDPDMQKAAEESARRSSEDSPMHDKPKSYQAALIAIDPNNGQVKAYYGGDNPTGLDYAGYMDGETGQIMDAGGQSPGSTWKPYTLTAGLQKGISFETHWDGTEKRIGGGTISNAGADPGRVCGGQIKFCQLEKATVQSYNFPFYWIANKVGPSNVLKAAKDAGIRHIWTDAQKDGTSKLIDLERTDASTWNKYFAEEIGFGQYRVVPLEHANGVATIINGGVYHKAHFIASVSRRDENTGKMVTYKSEKTRGEPVFPADQMSDLLGVLQKIPAHANKVLRNGRPAAVKTGTWEFNKKGGSGDAWMVGGIPQLAATVWIGGANKRVELKSGPNGTGRDMFGSSTPGAVWKTFMDKVTAKLDMKIERFPDRQRTGDPNSPLQNGKQPPPPPADPQCLIGFLCPGGNNNGGDNNGNNGGGNNGGNNGPGGNNGGNNNGDGGDNDGGDPTTTFPGQFLTGNPPRETDGTPGTGG; the protein is encoded by the coding sequence ATGAATTCGAACGGCGACTCGCAGTCAGCACGCGCCCGGGCCCGAGTGCCCGGGCCGTCCGCTGCTACCGGCCCGGACGGCGACCCGTCCTACGCCGCCGCACGCCCCGCCCCGGACGCATACCGGCGCGGCGCCGCAGGTCAGGCCAGCGTCGGAGCGCCGCGCGGCTCTGCCTCCGTCGGCGCACCCGCCGGCCGCGCCGCGGTCGGCGCGGCCTCCGTCGGCTCGGCGCGCGTCGGCGCGGCTTACGGACCCGGGCAGGGCACCGGCTCGTACGGCGGCCGTGCCGCCGTGGCCCGTGCCGCCGTCCGGCCGTCGGCCGGTCCCGACGGCTTCGGCGACCTCGGTGGCGGCGGCAACGGTCTCCCGAACCGTAAGGACCTGACGAAGCTCGCCAAGCGCCGGCGGCGCGCCAACGTCCTCACCGCGGCGGCTGCCGTCGTGGTCATCCTCCTGGGCGCCGGCGTCGTCGGCGGCACCTGGTTCTTCGACGGCGTGGACCTGCCGCAGCCGAAGTCCGAGGACCAGGCGACGACGATCCGGGACGCGAACAACAAGGTGCTGGCCAAGCTCGGCAGCCAGAACCGGACCGTCGTTCCCGACAAGAGCATCCCCGTCATGGTTCAGCGCGCCGTGGCGGCCGCCGAGGACAAGAACTTCTACGACCACCACGGGATCGATTTCCTCGGCATTGCCCGGGCCGCGTGGAACAACTTCACCGGCGGCGACAAGCAGGGCGCCTCGACGATCACCCAGCAGTACGCCCGGCACGCGGCCGAGCTCAAGGACATCAGCTACAACCGGAAGCTGCGCGAGGCGGTGATCGCCCGCAAGCTGGAGTCGAAGTACGACAAGCAGACCATCATGGGGCTGTACCTGAACTCGGTCTACTTCGGCGAGGGCCGGTACGGGATCGAGGCCGCGGCGCAGGGGTACTTCGGCAAGTCGGTGCTGGCCGCGCCGAACAGCCCGCGGGCGCTCACGGTGTCCGAGGCGGCGGTGCTCGCCTCGATCATCAAGCAGCCGGAACCGGTCAAGGGCGGTCACAAGGGCTTCGACCCCAACATCAACCCCGATGCGGCGAAGGATCGGTGGCAGTACACGCTCAACAACATGCTGGAGATGAAGTGGATCACTCCGGAGGAGCGTGCCGCCGCGGTGTGGCCGGAGAAGACACTGCGTCCGATCGACAGCGGCAAGTCCAGCGGTGACGCCGCCGACAAACCGGTCGGCATGATCATCCGGCACGTCAAGCAGGAACTGCGCGACATGGGCATCGACGACGACGAGCAGCGCCGCGGCGGCCTCGACATCAAGACGACCATCGACCCCGACATGCAGAAGGCGGCGGAGGAGTCGGCGCGCAGGTCCAGCGAGGACTCGCCGATGCACGACAAGCCGAAGTCGTACCAGGCGGCGCTGATCGCCATCGACCCGAACAACGGTCAGGTGAAGGCCTACTACGGCGGCGACAACCCGACCGGCCTGGATTACGCCGGCTACATGGACGGCGAGACCGGACAGATCATGGACGCGGGCGGACAGTCGCCCGGCTCGACGTGGAAGCCGTACACGCTGACGGCGGGCCTGCAGAAGGGCATCTCCTTCGAGACCCACTGGGACGGCACCGAGAAGCGCATCGGCGGCGGCACGATCAGCAACGCGGGAGCCGACCCGGGACGCGTCTGTGGCGGGCAGATCAAGTTCTGCCAGCTGGAGAAGGCGACGGTCCAGTCGTACAACTTCCCGTTCTACTGGATCGCCAACAAGGTCGGGCCGTCGAACGTCCTGAAGGCCGCGAAGGACGCCGGCATCCGGCACATCTGGACCGACGCCCAGAAGGACGGCACCTCCAAGCTGATCGACCTGGAGCGCACGGACGCCTCGACGTGGAACAAGTACTTCGCCGAGGAGATCGGCTTCGGCCAGTACCGGGTCGTGCCGCTGGAGCACGCCAACGGGGTGGCGACCATCATCAACGGCGGCGTCTACCACAAGGCCCACTTCATCGCCTCGGTGAGCCGCCGCGACGAGAACACCGGCAAGATGGTCACCTACAAGAGCGAGAAGACGAGGGGCGAGCCGGTCTTCCCCGCGGACCAGATGAGTGACCTGCTGGGTGTCCTGCAGAAGATCCCGGCGCACGCCAACAAGGTGCTGCGCAACGGCCGGCCCGCCGCGGTGAAGACGGGAACCTGGGAGTTCAACAAGAAGGGCGGCAGCGGCGACGCCTGGATGGTGGGTGGCATTCCGCAACTGGCCGCCACCGTCTGGATCGGCGGCGCCAACAAGCGGGTCGAATTGAAGTCCGGACCCAACGGCACCGGCCGGGACATGTTCGGCTCCAGCACCCCGGGTGCGGTGTGGAAGACGTTCATGGACAAGGTCACGGCGAAGCTCGACATGAAGATCGAGCGATTCCCGGACCGGCAGCGCACCGGTGACCCCAACAGCCCGCTGCAGAACGGCAAGCAGCCACCGCCCCCGCCCGCCGACCCGCAGTGCCTCATCGGATTCCTGTGTCCCGGTGGAAACAACAACGGCGGCGACAACAACGGGAACAACGGCGGCGGCAACAACGGCGGCAACAACGGGCCCGGTGGCAACAACGGCGGGAACAACAACGGCGACGGTGGAGACAACGACGGTGGTGACCCCACCACCACGTTCCCCGGCCAGTTCCTCACCGGTAACCCACCGAGAGAGACCGACGGCACGCCGGGAACAGGCGGATAG
- a CDS encoding glycosyltransferase family 87 protein, whose protein sequence is MSTQSARDIERPESQDHPASSDGFVRGLSEAIGGPLGGHAVPPEDRPNRFWTAARIVLALTCLTLALHWVQKSPCQDGDWQKNIQYTRFCYTDVLALYYAEGLNQGKVPYRDHAVEYPVVTGYFMGVLGLPVHALGQEYPGINQGKWFYNVNAVVLCALAVATAAVLLALRRRRPWDAAIFALSPILFVTATVNWDFLAIGLAMFGLYAWARRRPALAGILLGLGGAAKLWPLFILGPILVLGLRSARLRAAFTAIGTAAAAWAIANLPVFLAYRESWNRFFELNTERPVDWGTLWYVGRYLDGKWNTGTPGDQGPFQWLSDHVPALNWVTYALFGLSCLAITVVCMLAPRRPRVAQVAFLVVAAFLIFSKVWSQQYVLWLLPLVVLARPRWGAVIAWTVAEIGYFTAFYAELLGAGGKPVIPEGTFVLAAALRLITVAVLCGFVVREMWRPERDAVRSTYADDPDGGPLDGAPDAPWVAQLRRPKSERPATPPEMPVPA, encoded by the coding sequence ATGAGCACCCAGTCGGCCCGCGACATCGAACGGCCTGAGTCGCAGGACCACCCCGCCTCCTCGGACGGCTTCGTGCGTGGGCTCTCCGAGGCGATCGGCGGGCCACTCGGCGGGCACGCCGTACCGCCCGAGGATCGGCCGAACCGATTCTGGACGGCGGCGCGGATCGTCCTCGCCCTGACCTGCCTCACCCTGGCACTGCACTGGGTGCAGAAGTCGCCGTGCCAGGACGGCGACTGGCAGAAGAACATCCAGTACACCCGGTTCTGCTACACCGACGTGCTGGCGCTCTACTACGCCGAGGGACTCAACCAGGGCAAGGTGCCGTACCGGGACCATGCGGTCGAGTACCCGGTGGTCACGGGCTACTTCATGGGGGTGCTGGGGCTGCCGGTGCACGCGCTCGGCCAGGAGTACCCCGGCATCAACCAGGGCAAGTGGTTCTACAACGTCAACGCGGTCGTACTCTGCGCACTGGCCGTCGCCACGGCCGCGGTGCTCCTCGCCCTGCGGCGCCGCAGACCCTGGGACGCCGCGATCTTCGCGCTGTCGCCGATCCTGTTCGTGACCGCCACGGTCAACTGGGACTTCCTCGCCATCGGCCTGGCCATGTTCGGCCTGTACGCGTGGGCGCGGCGCCGGCCCGCGCTCGCCGGGATCCTGCTCGGCCTCGGCGGCGCCGCGAAACTGTGGCCGCTGTTCATCCTCGGCCCGATCCTCGTCCTGGGGCTGCGCTCCGCCCGGCTGCGAGCCGCGTTCACCGCCATCGGTACGGCCGCCGCCGCCTGGGCGATCGCCAACCTCCCGGTGTTCCTGGCCTATCGGGAGAGCTGGAACCGGTTCTTCGAACTCAACACCGAGCGCCCCGTCGACTGGGGCACGCTCTGGTACGTCGGGCGGTACCTCGACGGCAAATGGAACACCGGCACTCCCGGGGACCAGGGCCCGTTCCAGTGGCTCAGCGATCACGTACCCGCCCTGAACTGGGTGACGTACGCCCTGTTCGGGCTCAGCTGCCTGGCCATCACCGTGGTGTGCATGCTGGCGCCGCGGCGCCCGCGCGTCGCGCAGGTCGCGTTCCTCGTCGTCGCGGCGTTCCTCATCTTCAGCAAGGTCTGGTCCCAGCAGTACGTGCTGTGGCTGCTGCCGCTGGTCGTGCTGGCCCGCCCCCGCTGGGGTGCCGTGATCGCGTGGACCGTCGCCGAGATCGGGTACTTCACGGCGTTCTATGCGGAACTGCTCGGCGCGGGCGGCAAACCGGTCATTCCAGAGGGGACGTTCGTGCTGGCGGCGGCGCTGCGCCTGATCACCGTGGCGGTGCTGTGCGGGTTTGTGGTGCGGGAGATGTGGCGGCCGGAGCGGGATGCCGTCCGCAGCACGTACGCGGACGATCCGGACGGCGGACCGCTGGACGGGGCCCCGGACGCGCCGTGGGTGGCCCAGCTACGGCGGCCGAAGTCGGAGCGGCCCGCGACGCCGCCCGAAATGCCCGTCCCGGCCTGA
- a CDS encoding deoxyribonuclease IV produces MRIGAHVDPGDPLAEAAARNADAVQFFLSDPQGWKAPAPRPDAEALRAADVAVYIHAPYIVNVATLNNRIRIPSRKLLLTHARAAAAIGARGLIVHGGHVGDGDDLAVGVDNWRKTFAYAEKEGGLPLPVLIENTAGGERAMARRFDNLARLWDAIGEFGAGFCLDTCHAHAGGEELLGIVDRVKAITGRIDLIHANDSKDPFDSGRDRHDNLGNGRIDPDLVVAVIQAAGAPVIVETPGGAEGQSADIALLRERAGS; encoded by the coding sequence ATGCGCATCGGAGCCCATGTCGATCCCGGCGATCCCCTCGCCGAAGCGGCCGCCCGCAACGCGGACGCGGTGCAGTTCTTCCTCTCCGACCCACAGGGCTGGAAGGCGCCGGCCCCGCGCCCCGACGCCGAGGCCCTGCGCGCCGCGGACGTGGCGGTCTACATTCACGCGCCGTACATCGTGAATGTGGCCACCCTCAACAACCGGATCCGCATCCCCAGCCGCAAGTTGCTGCTGACCCATGCCCGCGCGGCGGCCGCGATCGGTGCGCGCGGCCTGATCGTGCACGGCGGCCACGTCGGCGACGGCGACGACCTCGCGGTCGGCGTCGACAACTGGCGCAAGACATTCGCGTACGCGGAAAAGGAGGGCGGCCTGCCGCTGCCCGTCCTGATCGAGAACACCGCGGGTGGCGAGCGCGCGATGGCCCGCCGCTTCGACAACCTCGCCCGCCTCTGGGATGCGATCGGCGAGTTCGGTGCGGGTTTCTGCCTGGACACGTGCCACGCCCACGCGGGCGGCGAGGAGCTGCTCGGCATCGTCGACCGGGTGAAGGCCATCACCGGTCGCATCGACCTGATCCACGCCAACGACTCGAAGGACCCGTTCGACTCGGGCCGCGACCGGCATGACAACCTCGGCAATGGCAGGATCGATCCGGACCTGGTGGTGGCCGTGATCCAGGCGGCCGGGGCACCCGTCATCGTCGAGACGCCCGGCGGCGCGGAGGGCCAGTCCGCCGACATCGCCCTTCTGCGCGAGCGGGCGGGCAGCTGA
- the rpsF gene encoding 30S ribosomal protein S6: MRHYELMVILDPSLEERTVAPSLDTYLNVIRTAGGSVEKLDVWGRRRLSFEINKKSEGIYAVVDLQATPEAVAELDRQLRLNESILRTKVIRPETR, from the coding sequence TTGCGTCATTACGAACTCATGGTGATCCTCGACCCCAGTCTCGAGGAGCGCACCGTCGCCCCGTCGCTCGACACGTACCTGAACGTGATCCGTACCGCGGGTGGCTCGGTGGAGAAGCTCGATGTGTGGGGCCGGCGCCGGCTCTCGTTCGAGATCAACAAGAAGTCAGAGGGCATCTACGCCGTCGTGGACCTGCAGGCGACGCCGGAGGCCGTGGCCGAGCTGGACCGTCAGCTGCGCCTCAACGAGTCCATCCTGCGTACCAAGGTCATCCGGCCCGAGACGCGCTGA
- a CDS encoding single-stranded DNA-binding protein, translating to MAGDTTITVIGNLTDDPELRFTPSGAAVAKFRVASTPRFLDRASGEWKDGEPLFLACNIWRDAAEHVAESLQRGARVIVTGRLRQRSYETREGEKRTVIELEVDEIGPSLRYATAKVQKMARSGGGGGGFGASGGGGNRQQSNGGGGGGFDDPWATAAPAPAQASGGRSGGGNNFDDEPPF from the coding sequence ATGGCAGGAGACACCACCATCACGGTCATCGGGAACCTGACCGACGACCCTGAGCTGCGCTTCACCCCGTCCGGTGCGGCGGTCGCCAAGTTCCGCGTCGCCTCGACGCCGCGGTTCCTGGACCGTGCCTCCGGCGAATGGAAGGACGGCGAGCCGCTCTTCCTGGCGTGCAACATCTGGCGCGACGCCGCGGAGCACGTGGCCGAGTCGCTCCAGCGCGGCGCCCGGGTCATCGTCACGGGCCGGCTGCGCCAGCGCTCGTACGAGACGCGCGAGGGTGAGAAGCGCACCGTCATCGAGCTCGAGGTCGACGAGATCGGCCCGTCGCTGCGCTACGCCACGGCGAAGGTGCAGAAGATGGCGCGCTCCGGCGGCGGAGGGGGCGGCTTCGGCGCTTCCGGCGGTGGTGGCAACCGGCAGCAGTCCAACGGCGGTGGGGGCGGCGGCTTCGACGACCCCTGGGCCACGGCTGCCCCTGCTCCTGCCCAGGCCTCCGGCGGCCGCTCCGGCGGCGGCAACAACTTCGACGACGAGCCACCTTTCTAG
- the rpsR gene encoding 30S ribosomal protein S18 has protein sequence MAKAAALRKPKKKVNPLDKEGITYIDYKDTQLLRKFISDRGKIRARRVTGVTSQQQRQIARAVKNAREMALLPYTASAR, from the coding sequence ATGGCGAAGGCTGCGGCACTGCGCAAGCCGAAGAAGAAGGTGAACCCGCTCGACAAGGAGGGGATCACCTACATCGACTACAAGGACACCCAGCTACTGCGGAAGTTCATCTCGGACCGGGGCAAGATCCGTGCTCGGCGAGTCACCGGTGTGACCTCGCAGCAGCAGCGGCAGATCGCCCGCGCGGTCAAGAACGCCCGCGAGATGGCGCTTCTGCCGTACACGGCCTCGGCGCGCTGA
- the rplI gene encoding 50S ribosomal protein L9 — MKIILTHEVSGLGTPGDIVEVKNGYGRNYLLPQGFAIAWTKGAEKQVAVIRRAREAREIRDLGQANEVKGQLEGLKVTLSARSGNGGRLFGSITPAEIADAVKAAGGPALDRRRLELPGHIKTTGSYKVQVKLHPEVTATFPVNVVAAK; from the coding sequence ATGAAGATCATCCTTACTCACGAGGTGTCGGGTCTCGGCACTCCGGGCGACATCGTCGAGGTCAAGAACGGCTACGGCCGCAACTACCTGCTCCCGCAGGGCTTCGCGATCGCCTGGACCAAGGGCGCCGAGAAGCAGGTCGCGGTCATCCGCCGGGCCCGTGAGGCCCGCGAGATCCGTGACCTCGGCCAGGCCAACGAGGTCAAGGGCCAGCTGGAGGGCCTCAAGGTCACGCTGTCGGCGCGCTCCGGCAACGGCGGCCGCCTGTTCGGCTCGATCACCCCGGCCGAGATCGCCGACGCGGTCAAGGCCGCCGGTGGTCCGGCCCTGGACCGGCGCCGCCTCGAGCTGCCCGGCCACATCAAGACCACGGGCTCCTACAAGGTCCAGGTCAAGCTCCACCCCGAGGTGACCGCCACGTTCCCCGTGAACGTGGTCGCCGCCAAGTAG
- a CDS encoding replicative DNA helicase, which produces MSVTDDARPDSRPSPPGGRSPAGAGAGPPGGGGPPRDGAPSGGFDKSPPQDIAAEQSVLGGMLLSKDAIADVVEILKAHDFYRPVHATVFDTILDLYGRGEPADGITVAAALADSGDLQRVGGVPYLHTLIESVPTAANASYYARIVSERAVLRRLVEAGTKIVQLGYGTGGTGGRDVDDIVDLAQQAVYDVTERRVSEDFAVLADMLQPTLDEIEAVGATNGMMTGVPTGFSDLDRLLNGLHPGQLIIVAGRPGLGKSTASMDFARNAAIRANCASAIFSLEMSKIEIVMRLLSAEARVPLHVLRSGQLSDDDWTKLARRMGEISEAPIFVDDTPSMNLMEIRAKARRLKQRHDLKLIVVDYLQLMTSPKRTESRQQEVADLSRGLKLLAKEVECPVIAVSQLNRGPEQRTDKRPQLSDLRESGCLTAGTRIMRADDNSEVTLGELLESGSTNVPVWALNERLQYVAQTMTHVFPSGHKPVFKLTTTSGREIEATPNHPFLTYSGWRPLGELTPGERLAIPRHVSPPLVLRPWEEDRLVMLAHLLGDGSFVKRQPIRYASVDEENLNAVTAAAKHFGIAAVRDEHAAARVTTLRLPAPYPLARGRRNPIAEWLDGLGLFGLRSYEKFLPEVLFALPKEQVRLFLRHLWATGGSVTTAGRGGRVYFTSTSRPMLDGISRLLLRFGIVGRVRMISVSGHRPQYTLDVSGRDDQLRFLREIGVFGRRGGQAEELRAVLEASRSNTNVDTVPKAVWDDVRRILLDQGMSHRESAAAIGTQFCGSTLWRHAPGRRRLARVAEVLDSAELELHATNDVFWDEIKTIEYIGDQPVYDATVAGTHNFIANGIATHNSIEQDADVVILLHRDDYYDKESPRAGEADFIVAKHRNGPTDTVTVAAQLHLSRFVDMAIV; this is translated from the coding sequence GTGTCGGTCACCGACGACGCGCGACCGGACTCCCGCCCGTCCCCACCCGGCGGCCGCTCCCCCGCGGGCGCGGGTGCGGGCCCTCCGGGTGGCGGCGGTCCGCCGCGCGACGGCGCCCCGAGCGGCGGCTTCGACAAGTCACCGCCCCAGGACATCGCGGCCGAACAGAGCGTCCTCGGCGGCATGCTGCTGTCCAAGGACGCGATCGCCGACGTCGTCGAGATCCTCAAGGCCCACGACTTCTACCGGCCCGTACACGCCACGGTCTTCGACACCATTCTCGATCTGTACGGCCGGGGCGAGCCGGCCGACGGCATCACGGTCGCCGCGGCCCTGGCCGACTCCGGCGACCTGCAGCGCGTCGGCGGGGTGCCCTACCTGCACACCCTGATCGAGAGCGTGCCGACGGCCGCCAACGCGTCCTACTACGCCCGGATCGTCTCCGAGCGCGCCGTCCTGCGCCGCCTCGTCGAGGCCGGTACGAAGATCGTCCAGCTCGGGTACGGCACCGGCGGTACGGGCGGGCGCGACGTCGACGACATCGTCGACCTGGCCCAGCAGGCGGTGTACGACGTCACCGAGCGCCGGGTCAGCGAGGACTTCGCGGTACTCGCCGACATGCTCCAGCCGACCCTGGACGAGATCGAGGCGGTCGGCGCCACCAACGGGATGATGACCGGCGTGCCGACCGGGTTCTCCGACCTGGACCGGCTGCTCAACGGCCTGCACCCCGGCCAGCTGATCATCGTCGCGGGCCGGCCGGGCTTGGGCAAGTCAACTGCTTCGATGGACTTCGCCCGTAACGCCGCGATCCGCGCGAACTGCGCCAGCGCCATCTTCTCGCTGGAAATGAGCAAGATCGAGATCGTGATGCGGCTGCTGTCCGCCGAGGCGCGGGTGCCGCTGCACGTCCTGCGTTCCGGCCAGCTCTCCGACGACGACTGGACGAAGCTGGCCCGGCGCATGGGCGAGATCAGTGAGGCTCCGATCTTCGTCGACGACACGCCGAGCATGAATCTGATGGAGATCCGGGCCAAGGCCCGTCGGCTCAAGCAGCGTCACGACCTCAAGCTGATCGTCGTCGACTATCTGCAGCTCATGACCTCACCGAAGCGCACCGAGAGCCGACAGCAGGAGGTCGCGGACCTGTCGCGTGGCCTCAAGCTGCTGGCCAAGGAGGTCGAATGCCCGGTGATCGCGGTGAGCCAGCTGAACCGTGGCCCGGAGCAACGTACCGACAAGCGGCCCCAATTGTCCGATCTGCGAGAAAGTGGCTGCTTGACCGCTGGCACCAGGATCATGCGCGCCGACGACAACAGTGAGGTCACACTCGGCGAGTTGCTGGAGTCGGGCAGTACAAACGTCCCGGTCTGGGCGCTCAACGAGCGGTTGCAGTATGTCGCTCAGACCATGACGCACGTCTTTCCGAGCGGTCACAAGCCCGTCTTCAAGCTCACCACGACGTCGGGGCGGGAGATCGAGGCAACGCCCAATCATCCGTTCCTCACCTACTCCGGGTGGCGGCCGCTCGGTGAGCTGACACCGGGCGAACGCCTCGCCATCCCCCGTCACGTTTCCCCACCGTTGGTGCTCCGACCGTGGGAGGAAGATCGGCTCGTCATGCTGGCGCACCTGCTCGGCGACGGCTCATTCGTTAAGCGGCAGCCGATCCGGTACGCGAGCGTCGACGAGGAGAATCTGAACGCCGTCACCGCGGCGGCCAAGCACTTCGGTATCGCCGCAGTTCGCGACGAGCATGCTGCCGCCCGCGTCACCACACTGCGTCTGCCGGCGCCGTACCCGCTGGCGCGAGGCCGCCGCAACCCCATCGCCGAATGGCTCGATGGCCTGGGGCTGTTCGGGCTGAGGTCGTACGAGAAATTCCTACCCGAGGTCTTGTTCGCGCTGCCGAAGGAGCAGGTCAGGCTGTTCCTGAGGCATCTGTGGGCCACGGGCGGCTCGGTGACCACGGCGGGCCGTGGGGGGCGGGTCTACTTCACGTCGACCAGCCGTCCGATGCTGGATGGTATCTCCCGCCTCCTCCTGCGCTTCGGCATCGTGGGGCGGGTGCGGATGATTTCCGTCAGCGGACATCGGCCGCAGTACACGCTGGATGTCTCAGGACGAGACGATCAGCTTCGGTTCCTTCGCGAGATCGGGGTGTTCGGTCGCCGCGGCGGCCAGGCTGAAGAACTGCGAGCCGTGCTGGAAGCTTCCCGCAGCAACACCAACGTCGACACGGTGCCGAAGGCCGTCTGGGACGACGTCCGGCGAATCCTCCTGGACCAGGGCATGTCCCATCGGGAGTCTGCAGCAGCGATCGGCACGCAGTTCTGCGGCAGCACGTTGTGGAGGCACGCTCCCGGCCGCCGGCGCCTGGCGCGTGTCGCCGAGGTTCTTGACAGCGCGGAACTGGAGCTGCACGCCACCAACGACGTCTTCTGGGACGAGATCAAGACGATCGAATACATCGGCGACCAGCCCGTGTACGACGCGACCGTGGCCGGTACCCACAACTTCATCGCGAACGGGATCGCGACCCACAACTCGATCGAGCAGGATGCCGACGTTGTCATTCTGCTGCACCGTGACGACTACTACGACAAGGAGTCGCCACGCGCCGGGGAGGCCGACTTCATTGTCGCGAAGCACCGGAACGGGCCCACCGACACGGTGACCGTGGCCGCGCAGCTCCACCTGTCCCGCTTCGTCGACATGGCAATCGTCTGA
- a CDS encoding zf-TFIIB domain-containing protein has product MQMTCPKCHGEMRQYERSGVTIDQCTECRGIFLDRGELEKLFEAEANWNSRQAGARPQQPGPGQHGAPQPGAYAPPPPPPAHGGYAPPPAPGHHGGGYAPPPPPAPYGAPAAHGYPPAAPVYGHHGHYRHHGHYRRRKSFLNELFD; this is encoded by the coding sequence ATGCAGATGACCTGTCCGAAGTGTCACGGTGAGATGCGGCAGTACGAGCGCAGCGGGGTCACGATCGACCAGTGCACCGAATGCCGCGGCATCTTCCTCGACCGGGGCGAGCTGGAGAAGCTGTTCGAGGCCGAGGCCAACTGGAACAGCCGTCAGGCGGGCGCCCGGCCCCAGCAGCCGGGGCCGGGCCAGCACGGGGCCCCGCAGCCCGGTGCGTACGCCCCGCCTCCACCCCCGCCGGCCCACGGTGGCTACGCTCCGCCGCCCGCGCCCGGTCACCACGGTGGCGGCTACGCCCCACCGCCCCCGCCGGCTCCGTACGGTGCTCCGGCGGCGCACGGGTACCCGCCGGCCGCCCCCGTCTACGGCCACCACGGCCACTACCGGCATCACGGGCACTACCGGCGGCGCAAGAGCTTCCTGAACGAACTGTTCGACTGA